From the genome of Salvia splendens isolate huo1 chromosome 7, SspV2, whole genome shotgun sequence:
tccagatactgcaagatcggcgtcatccagttcggcgagctggatactgaatgtacctcggcttcatcaacgcttcgatgcattaattcttccgcctttgagttcggatctgaggccaacttacttaaggtatctgctcggctattttccgctctgggaatgcggattatccgaaaataggagaaacttcggctgatgctttgcgctttgtccaaatacttcttcattctctcgtcacgggcttcacttgtacccaacatgtgatttactatgacttgtgaatcacaatggactttgagagatttgacgagcagactttgcgctaactggagtccggccaggagggcttcgtactcggcttcattattagtagtggggaataggaaccgaagtgagtaggttacctcgtgtccgtcgggagcgacaagtaaaatgccagctccacttcccatcttgtttgaagccccatctacgaatccgctccagcagtccggcggttctacttcggattccaagggctgtgctagttcggcattggcagaattcttctgttcggcaataacaggaattgcttgatcgaactttgcttctgcaagaaaatctgccaaggcttgtcccttgatggctttccgaggtagatattcaattgtgtgctctcccaactctatagcccacttggcgattctgcctgatgcttctggtttggtcaacacttgccgaagtggcagatcagttaagacgcataccttgtgagcatagaagtatggccgcagtctccttgctgcatttactaatgccagagcaattttttccagaggttgatacctggtttctggacctcttaatgctcggcttgtaaagtagatgggaagctgctttaggccttcttctcgtacaagcaccgcgctgatggtttgatccgatgccgctaagtataagaatatcacttcggcttcggttggagcagagagaataggaagctcggctagataacttttgagttcgtcaaaggcctttttctgctcggctccccacttgaactttggtgcctttttcaacaccttgaagaacggcagttgcttttcggctgcttgggaaaggaatcgattcagtgcggctagacatccggttagcctttgcacgtcatgtatggacttcggcattgccatgttctgaacgacttgaacttttgaggggtttgccttgagtccgtcctttgaaacccaacaacccagaaactttcccgaatctaccaaaaaggtacacttttggggattaagtttgaggttggctttcttgagcacgtcgagagtggacttgaggttgtgctcgtactccgaggtgcttttgcttttgacgactatatcgtcaacatacacttcgacctcctttccaatcaggtgccgaaaaagcttgtctaccatcctttgataagtggctccggcattctttaaaccgaatggcatctttttataagcgaaaatgccgaaatcagtaatgaaggccgtttttgaagcgtcaatctcatccattaaaacttgatggtatcctttgtacagatcaagaaaacaaaaaatttcaaagcctatcaaagcttctacttttttatctatgttcggaaggggatagcaatctttgggacagtgcttatttagatcggtgaaatctatgcacatccgccatcctccttcctttttcttgatcatgacaggattggccacccacgaaggatacttcacttcgaataacacatccgccttcaataattgacggacttcgtcatggatgacttgacttcgttctgccgcaaagagtctttgcttctgttttatcggccggactgaaggatcaatatttaaccgatgagtgattacctcggggggcactccggtcatgtccaacggagaccatgcaaagacgtctttatactccttgaggagctggatggttttttcccgaagtaggggcgttcccgcgaagccgatcttaaccgttctggagggatcgtcttcgtacagctgaactgtcattgagttcggctccggtatgacttcggtcatcgcctctgactccggctgctgtgattgctatgcttggtggtgccgatctgactgctcggcacttctaagcgcaatttgcagacattcctttgctctcttttggtcacctcggatgaccgctatccctcctttagtagggatcttgatggtgaggtgataggtggagcaaacggcccgaactgtgttgagccagtctcttcccaggatgacgttgtacggggaccgagctttcaccacgaaaaactcaatcatcgtactggagctagtaggcgctttccccaccgtgatcggaaggctgataataccttcagggcgggtgtcctcctgagtgaagctcttcaggggaagcggagccggattgagccgagctgggtccacttctagtttgtcgaagcactctttaaaaagaatgctaaccgacgctcctgtatccacaaacaccctatggatcagtttgtttgccactccggcttggatgacaatggcgtcttggtgaggagagatggccgggacgggatcagcagccgagaacgtaatcacttcgtcctgcttcagccttttatgcgttggctcctctcgattggagcctctgcgttctgactttagggacgacttggtcttcccggcagggagcgcgtcaatagtctggattactccatcatattgcggctcgtcatcgtcttcgggatccggctgccttttcggatcctgaggagcgcagtttgcaccactctgctttttattcttctttggctgcttacttcggtattttttcaatgtccctgccttcacaagaacatcgatacctgcagccaagtttctgcactcctcagtatcgtgaccgtggtcttgatggtaggagcagtagttatcctgtggtcggcgcgcggctgatttcgtcatccgctttggcttttcgaataggtcagagtgcagttcgaaaatttccgctctcggcttgttcagcggtacgaactgagcgggcggcttctcgggattgagacgaggtcccaatctgtcttgcaccggagccctttgaattctttcaaatggagtccggcgaggatgcccctgatcgctatgatcgggcttccttctgtctcctcgggacgatgagctgtctaacgaccgtttgcgacggtctgcctcatcggcccgggagtactggtccgcaatgtcccacatttcctgagctgtctgcggaccgcactcaacgagcttcctgtagagagctccgggcaggattccattttggaatgccgagatgacaagcagatcgttgagatcgtctacttgcaggcattccttgtggaatcttgtcataaagtcgctgattttttcgtcgcgaccttgacgaatggaaagcagctgagccgaagtgattcgggcttccgctttctgaaagaacctcctgtggaagacatccattagatctcggtaagatctgatgctgccctgggggaggctatcgaaccaccttctcgcgttcccgatgagcagctcaggaaacagcttgcacatgtggacctcgttgagaccctggttcgccatgttatattgatagcgccccaagaaatcgtgagggtccacgagcccgtcgtaagtcatcgacggagttcggtagttttgtggtaggggagttcgggtgatgtcgtccgagaacggagtcttcagtgctccgtacacggcgaatccgatatctcgtcggtatggaggagattgagttctcctgtgattccggtaccgaggaggagctggaatatgtcggggttgaggattctttctcctgggagatgcgacactactgcggtagtgactttcttgtgcggagggagaaggagaatccgtcgttttcgtctccggctgcttttggctttttcgcaggaaggttaagaattcctcctgcttttcagccaaaaactgcttgacagcctcattcaaatcgggctgctgggaagactcagtggggcgatttttggagcggcttgttccttcgccatgagaactggtggtggatttatccctaggctgttttcccgacctatgggatggattggcttcctcctggttctcacgggccggaatacgggtattctgcgatctggtatgcatttttttttttttttttgggtggaaaaaatggatcaaaaattcgctttatcacaaattttgttctctgcttcccacagacggcgccagtgatggatccgcgaattattgatgttagtaaatgctggtagagaattatgacacaatgaatttacgtggttcgatttactgaggtaaatctacgtccacggggagaaatgagggcaggtttgtattgcttgatctgcgaaaatacagcttacaacacagactggctatatgctattttatctctagagagcttaacccttttctatcagatctaagttctatttatacattgaactaggatcgtggtttgcagccccactaacaagatcgtgggtgagcaataactgctcaataactgcttcataccactaaatagatcgtgggtatagtggaggtcgtggaggcctttcgtgagtccaccaactcctagttcggtcgaatgctgagaccgaactgttggactttaccgatcagctcttgccgatctgagaggagagcttgactggtcggcttttaccgagctgtaggctgagtccgaactctttggtcgtgccgaactctttggtcgtgccgaacagatactctttcttgggctctgggctgatgggccgtcactgttattgggcttgccattagggtttagttcgtaccccatcaccaaCAAAGCCCGACAAAAAAAACTCCATAAaacatcaacatcatcaaacTCAAAGGAGGAGGGCGGCTTGTGTTTTCAAGTGATGGAGGTTTCTAGAGGCGCAGAGAGGCTCAGCAAAGCGGTGGAAAGGCCGCACACCGCCACCGACTTGCTGAGAGGCGCTCTGCATTTGCAGCACTCCCTTGTTATGTTTGGGAAATTGCACAAGGAGAAGAGGCCTCTTGATCTACTAGATGATAATCATAAGCCTCGAGTTTCTGCATCCAGAGATTGCTATGATGAGCTGAGGGATGTAATTAGGGAGAGCTTCGCCAGGCTGAATTTATTGCCCAAGGAGAAACTAGTTTGTGATGCTGATAGAAAGCACTCTGAGTTGTGTGTCGATCTGCCGTCTTCTAGCTCGAGCCAGACCTCGTCTTCGCTGCTCCACTCGGGCTCCTCGGGGTCTCCCAGCATCTGGCTCGAGAAGAAGTCAAACTTGATTGCGAAGCTCATGGGGTTGGAGGAAGCAATGCCCTTAAAAGCAGGGGATGGTGCGTTTTGAAGGAAAGGAGAAGCCCTTTCCTTGATATTCATCTGCCGAGGCCTAACAACAAGCCTCAGTTCAAGCTAGCTAGAAGAGAGACAAGAACGTTAGAAGAGATCATTGAGACTATGCAGTTTAAGGGGATTTTGGGGAGAAAGTCTTTACATGATTACAAGTTGCATTCTAATGCGTTGTTCTTGAGGAATGAATCGCCTGTTGATACCCCGCCTATCGTGATCATGGAGCCTCTTCGTGTTCGTGCTGATCAGTGTACCGATGGTGGGGAGCACCTCAAGAGTCGACAAACGCCAAGAAAGACGGGGGCAGAGCTTCCACCTAGACCAGAGTTGAAGGCAAAGAAGCCTAATGAGAAATCTGCAGTAGATCATTCTTCAAAACAGAAGCTCGATAAGAGAACTCTAGCGAGGCCAGTAAAGAAAGCAGCACTAGATAGCCtctctacgacgaggacgagcCAACCGAAGCCTCTTCCTCCACAAATACAGAAGAAAGAAGTTCCCAAAATAAGGAAACCAAAAGATGCTAAGCCTCAAAGGTCTGATAAAACTCAAGATGTAACCAAACTTTCTGCAGTGAAGACTGTGAGAGGAAACAATGTCTCTAAAAGTCTGGTTGCTAGAGGAAAGGTTGCAGCCGCAGATAAGGACATGAAACCGACACCTCTTAGTCGAACTGTTCCAAAGAAGAGTCCGCGGAAAGGTGAATCCAATAGCAAGCCCTCACCACATGTAGTAAGTTTCATCTTTCTATGTTAGCATTTAGGCTGTTATATTAATGGAGTCTGCATACTAATACTGAGCTAACAAAATGATGCAGGTTGAAACTATCGTCAGCGAGTTCGTGCTGAAGAATACAGAACCAAAACAAGCTACTGAGGAAGTGGCTAAAGCTTATAATGTGTCTGGTAAATCACTAAATCCAATCAATATGATTTTTCGTAATGCTTTTTGTTTCTGCTATAATGGTTAGAACTGTGTTCATTATATTCTAGAGGACTATTGGTTATTTTGAAAACCATAGAATGCCATCTGCTAATAAGTAACTATattcttcaaaacattgtaaAAATCTTACAATCTATTTATACACAAAACTAGTGGAATTCTAGTGGAACCTTGAATCGTCTCTCTTGGTGATAGAAAGTGGTACTCTGTATTGTTGACACCCAAAGCATACTAGTATTGTTAGAACTATGGCGGTTGATTTACACGAAGACATTAATCAGATAGATGCAACTATTTTTTGTATCTACATAGTGATTCTCTATTCAATACAGATAGTTCAACGAATGCAGCAAGTTCTCCTAGAGATGCTTCGGACGTAACTACCAAGGATGATCCCCATCATATTGAAAATGACACTTTGTTTCCAAGTTTAGATTCAGATCAGATCAAAGGCTGCAAAATCCTAATGAATTCAAGATATTTACTCCTAAGAAGTGCTTCATTTCTCAATCATGTAGAGGAGCTCTTCGACACAGGCACTCATGACTCTACAGTCTTTCAAAGTTCAGTTGATAGTGAAGGGCTTTATGATGCTCTTCTCCTCGACTGTgcaaaagaaatactagagcgTAAGAGCCTAAGCTGCAGGGGCACGAGAAATCTTTGGTCACAAAACCCCTTGAGAAGGCCGAAATACCATTCATCTATAGAGCAGTTGGTAGAGGAGATAGCTGATATCATTGAAGATTTGCAAAACTACAGTGAAGTTTGTGGAAATATAGTTGTCATAGACAGCATATACCCGATGCTGGACAAAGACCTAAGGCGGAATGAAGAGGTGACAGGTGCTTGGGATTCTGGCTGGAGGAAGGGATATGCAATGGAAGCAGTTGATGAAGTGATGCATGAAGTGGAAGAGCAAGTTTTGAGTGAAATAGTAGCTGATGTGATTACAGAAATTATGCAATAAATTATTGAGCTTTtggtgtaaaaatttcattagaTTAATCAGTACATATCCTGACAAAACATAGAGATGTAGAGAGTTCTACTGTATTAACTGCTTGATTCATTCTATAATTGATAATACACTTTGGTCTCCAATTTCCTTCATCTGCACTAAACAATTACACAAACACATAATACATTAAGTTCATCTTCTTACATAATACTCCCTAGTATCACTAAGGATTTATTTAACTAGTTCATACCGAAAGAAACAACACAAATACATAATACAATAAGTTCATCATCTTATGTGAAGTCACACTAGTATCACTAAGGATTTATTTCACCAGTTCattcataaaaacaaaaacagagaGAATATACTGCAACATGCTAGCCTAACGTTGAAACTAACTCAGAAGTTTCGGATATGTTCTTACTTGTTTTGCTGGCTGCAAGGAGAAAGGAAATACAAATAAGTACTCTCAAGTTCCACAAAAGAAACTATCATA
Proteins encoded in this window:
- the LOC121811402 gene encoding uncharacterized protein LOC121811402; this encodes MQFKGILGRKSLHDYKLHSNALFLRNESPVDTPPIVIMEPLRVRADQCTDGGEHLKSRQTPRKTGAELPPRPELKAKKPNEKSAVDHSSKQKLDKRTLARPVKKAALDSLSTTRTSQPKPLPPQIQKKEVPKIRKPKDAKPQRSDKTQDVTKLSAVKTVRGNNVSKSLVARGKVAAADKDMKPTPLSRTVPKKSPRKGESNSKPSPHVVETIVSEFVLKNTEPKQATEEVAKAYNVSDSSTNAASSPRDASDVTTKDDPHHIENDTLFPSLDSDQIKGCKILMNSRYLLLRSASFLNHVEELFDTGTHDSTVFQSSVDSEGLYDALLLDCAKEILERKSLSCRGTRNLWSQNPLRRPKYHSSIEQLVEEIADIIEDLQNYSEVCGNIVVIDSIYPMLDKDLRRNEEVTGAWDSGWRKGYAMEAVDEVMHEVEEQVLSEIVADVITEIMQ
- the LOC121810664 gene encoding uncharacterized protein LOC121810664 produces the protein MPVYRSFVTCDDPKGVADCKTVAKSNKARQKKLHKTSTSSNSKEEGGLCFQVMEVSRGAERLSKAVERPHTATDLLRGALHLQHSLVMFGKLHKEKRPLDLLDDNHKPRVSASRDCYDELRDVIRESFARLNLLPKEKLVCDADRKHSELCVDLPSSSSSQTSSSLLHSGSSGSPSIWLEKKSNLIAKLMGLEEAMPLKAGDGAF